The Comamonas piscis region AGCTGTGCATCCGCGCGGGCCAAGGGCTGAGGTGCCTGCGCCTGGCGCTCATCGGCAAACAATGCTGCCAGCGGCACCTGCAAGGCCTGCGCCAGCTTGCCCAGCACGGCGGCCGTGGCACTGGTTTGCCCCCGCTCGATCAGCGAAATCATGGAACGGCTTACCCCACTGCGCTGGGCCAAACCCTCTAGCGTGTAAGCCCTGTGTTTGCGCAAGCTGCGCACCCGGGCAGATAAAAGCTCGTCAACCGTCATAAATCCAATGTAACAGAAATAAATTCCTTTATATTGGATTTTTGACTGAATGACCGCGGTGGCTCGCCATTCATTTGCAAGCGATGGCTGATGAGGTTGGTGTTAGAGCACGGATCAGGCCGAGGCCAGTGCCAGGCCTAAGGCAGCTTGCGGCGCAGTGCCTCAAAGAACAAGGTCGATTGCAGACGCTCGCCGTTGGCTTGCTCCGCTACGGTCGCCGCCAAGGCCGGATCGCAGGGCGCCAGGGGCACACCGGTCGACTGCGCAAGCACCTGGGCCTGGCAGGCGCGCTCCAGGTAGTAGAGGTCGTCAAACGCATAGTCCATGCGCTCGCCGCAAACAATGATGCCGTGGTTGCCCAGAAAGCTGATGTCCGCGCCCTGCATGGCGTTGGCAATGCGTTCGCCCTCGCTGTCATCCAGCGCAAAACCGTTGTACTGGGCGTCGATGGCCAGGCGGCCATGGAAGCGCATCGCATTCTGGCTCAAGGTGGTGTCGAGCGCGCGTTGGGTCGTCAAGGTCAAGGCGCTGGCGTAAGGCATATGGGTGTGCAGCACGCAGGTTTTGCGGGCAATGCGGTGTACCGCAGCATGGATGAACATCGCCGTTGGCTCCACCACATGGCCACCCGCTACCACGGCGCCCCGGGCGTCAACCATCACCACATCATCGGCCTGCACCTCGCTCCACATGAGGCCGCGCGGGTTCAGCAAAAAATGCTGTCCATCGGGCAGCGCCATGCTGAAGTGGTTGCACACGCCCTCCCCCAGACCAAAGTGCGCCGCCGCGCGCAAAGCCAGCGCCATGTCCTCGCGCATGCGCTGCACATCGGGCCGGGTGAACAAGGGGTGAGACAGGTCGGCAGGCGCAAAAGGAGCATTCATCGGGTGCATTCTGAAAGAGTTCAATCGCCAGTATGTCGCCGGCACTCGCGCCCGGCAATGGGGAAAGCGACAGCTTTGTGCCGCACACAAAAAAGCCCGCCAACGATGCATTGGCGGGCTGCTTGCGGGGGCCCTGGCCCCAGTCGTTCTGCCAGTGTTACTGGATCAAGGTCGCGCCGGTTTTGGACTGCGCCTCGTCAAAACTCACTTCCGGTGCCAGCTCCACCACCTTCAGGCCTTCAGGCGTTACATCGAACACGCCCAGGTCGGTGATGATGCGGTCTACCACGGCCACGCCGGTCAAGGGCAGGCTGCAGTCCTTGAGGATCTTCAGATCGGTCGTGCCGTCTTTCTTGCGTGCCACATGCTCCATCAGCACGATCACGCGCTTGACGCCGGCCACCAGGTCCATCGCGCCGCCCATGCCCTTGACCATCTTGCCTGGAATCATCCAATTGGCCAGGTCACCCTTTTCAGACACCTGCATAGCGCCCAGGATGGACAGGTTGATTTTGCCGCCACGGATCATCGCAAAGGACTGGTCCGAGCTGAAGATGGACGAGCCGGCAATCGTGGTCACCGTCTGCTTGCCGGCATTGATCAGGTCGGCATCAATCGCTTCTTCGGTCGGAAAGGGGCCAATGCCCAGCATGCCGTTTTCCGATTGCAGCCACACTTCCTTGTCACCGGTGTGGTTGGCCACCAGGGTAGGAATGCCGATACCGAGGTTCACATAAAAGCCGTCTTCCAGCTCTTGCGCCGCACGTGCGGCCATTTGGTCTTGGGTCCAAGGCATGACTGGCTCCTTACTGCTTCTCGGTGATGGTGCGCTTTTCGATGCGCTTCTCGGGCGTGGCGTTGAGCACCAGGCGGTGTACATAAATACCCGGCAGGTGGATCTCATCGGGTTTCAAGTCACCCACTTCGACAATCTCTTCCACCTCAACGATGCAAACCTTGCCGCAGGTCGCTGCCGCTGGGTTGAAGTTGCGGGCCGTCAGGCGGAACTGCAGGTTGCCGCTTTTGTCAGCGCGCCAGGCCTTGACCAGCGACACATCAGCGACGATGGAGCGCTCCATCACATAGGTCTCGCCGTCAAACTCGCGCAGCTCCTTGCCTTCGGCCACTTGCGTGCCCACACCAGTCTTGGTGAAGAAGGCGGGGATGCCAGCGCCGCCAGCGCGCATCTTCTCAGCCAGGGTGCCTTGGGGGGTAAATTCCAGCTCCAGCTCGCCGGCCAGGTACTGGCGCTCGAACTCCTTGTTCTCGCCAACGTAGGACGCGATCATCTTCTTGATCTGGCGCGTCTCCAGCAGCTTGCCCAGGCCAAAACCATCGACGCCGGCATTGTTCGATGCCACCGTGAGGTCCTTGACGCCGCTGTCGCGCAGCGCCTCGATCAAGGCCTCGGGGATCCCACAAAGGCCAAAGCCGCCCACGGCCATTAACTGCTGGTCTGCCACCACGCCTTTGAGCGCGTCTGCAGCACTGGGGTAGATCTTATTCACACTTGTCTCCTGATAAGAAGGGCTTGTTTCGCCAATCAAGCATACTACGTATTAGGATACGTAGTATTTCGTAAAGGGGACAATTTTTGCCATGGCAGTGACACCACTCGACTACCGACAAGCCTTCGAAATGGCGCCTGTGGGCTTGGTGGTGTCCCACCGGCGGGTCATGATCGACTGCAACGAGCAGGTCTGCGAGATGTTCCGCACCTCGCGCGAGCTGATGATGGGCCAATCCTTCCAGATCCTCTACCCCAGCGCCGATGAGTTCGAGCGCCTGGGCCGGCGCATTGCGCCCATCATGGGCGCCCACGGTCTGTACTCCGACAACCGCATCATGAAGCGCGCCAATGGCGAGATGTTCTGGTGCCATGTGATGGGGCGCGCCTTCAACCGCGAAGACCCGCATGAAGGCGGCGTCTGGAGCTTTGAAGACCTGAGCGCCCTGCGCCCGGTGCGTGCCGAGCTGACAGCCCGCGAGCGCGAGGTGGCAGCGCATTTGCTTGAAGGCATGACCAGCAAGGAGATTGGCCGCTGCCTGGGCATCAGCCACCGCACGGTAGAGATCTACCGCACCCGGCTGATGCGCAAATACGGCGCCGACTCATCCGCCGAGCTGGTGCAAAAGCTGCTGGCCGGTGGAAGCTCACTCGATATCGTGCTGGGCCCGGACGATATCTGAACGCTCCCACAGAAATTGCCTGGCCCTGCCAGGCAGTTCTGCATCAATGCAGCTTCATGCGGCCCGATACACGTTGCTGCAGCAAACGCGCCAGCGCAAGCACCGCCGTCTTGCCGGTACCCAAAATCGCGCGGTGGTGCATCAGGTGCAAGGACATGTACATCCACTTGGCAATCAAGCCTTGCACAAAGAAGTTCTTGCCTGAGAGGCCCCCCATCAGGTTGCCCACGCCCTTGTTGTCGCCCAGCGAGACCAGCGAACCTAAGTCCTGGTAGACAAACACCTCGTTGAACGAGCGCTCCTTGAGCGCCGCAAACAGCAGCTTGCACAGATAGGTGCCTTGCTGGTGCGCTGCTTGGGCGCGCGCCGGCACGGTCTTGCCTTCCGTCCAGGTCGCGGCCGCGCAATCGCCCATCGCATAGATGCGGCCGGCACTGGTGCGCAGATGGTCGTCCACCACAAACTGGTTGATGCGGTTCACCTCCAGCCCCAGGCGCGCATTGCTGTCTGCGGCTTTGATGCCGGCGGCCCAGACGATCAGATCGGCGGGCACCTCGCCGTTGGACGTGATCACCTGGCCCTGCGCTAAGGACTGCACCCGCGTGCCGGTCATCACCCGCACGCCCTTGCGCTCCAGCGCCACCCGGGCTTGCTCCGAGATGCGCGGTGGCAGCCCGCCCAGAATGCGCTCACCGCCTTCGATCAGGCTGATATCCAGCCGGAAGCGCTGGCTGTCCGACAGACTCTCCAGCAGCATCTGGTGCGCCTCGATCAGCTCGGCCGACAGCTCCACGCCGGTGGCACCGGCACCCACAATGGCGACGCCCAACGAACGCGGCTCTGCATACGAAGCATGGGCGCAAGCGCCCAGCCAATCGGCATGGAAGCGCTGTGCATCGCGCACGCTCTCCAGCAAATAGGCATGCTCAATACCTGGGGTGCCAAACGAATTGGAGCCGCTGCCCATGGCCAGCACCAAATGCTGGTAGCTGATGGTGCGCTCGGGCACGACCTGTTTGCCCGTATCGTTGATGACGGGCGCCAGCACAATGCTTTGCTTCGCTGCGTCCAGCCCCATGCACTCGCCCATCGCAAAACTGAAATGGTTGCGGCGCGCCAGCACGGTGTAGGACAGGCCTTCCTGGTGCGCATCCAGCGTGCCAGCCGCTACTTCGTGCAAGGTGGGCTTCCAGATGTGGAAAGGCATTTTGTCCACCAGCAAGACCCGCTCGCGCCCTTCGCGCGCGCCCAGTTTGCGCCCCAGCTGTGCAGCCAACTCCAGCCCGCCTGCACCGCCGCCCACAATCACCACGTCATAGTGCATGTACGATTCCTCAAAAGATGGCTGCCATTGTTGACCATTGCCAGCTTTTCTGCACCTGAGCGCCAGGATTCACAATGAAAACCCAAGGCATTCCCCCACATCGCAACAAGGCCCACCATGCTTGAACTGATCGCCGACAACCTCTGGAGCGCCACCCAGCAAATCAGCGTACACGGCCTGCCGGTGCGCAGCCGCATGACGGTGGTGCGCCTACCGGGCGGCGCGCTGTGGCTGCATTCACCCATAGCGCCTGCACCCGCGCTGCGTGCGGCACTGGATGCGCTGGGCGCCGTGCGCTGGATCGTCGCGCCCAACCGCATGCACCACCTGTTTGCCGGCGCTTGGCAGCCGCATTACCCGCAGGCGGAACTGTGGGGCGCGCCAGGCCTGGCCTCCAAACGCCCGGACTTGCCCCAGCTGCGCAGCCTGGACCAAGCGCTGCCTGCCGAGTGGCAGCCCGTGCTGGCGATGCAGTTCTTTGCCGGCATCCCCATCCTTAATGAATGCGTCTGGCTGCACCAGCCCAGCGCCAGCCTGGTCGTCACGGATCTGCTGCAGTACTACCCGCAGGATTTGTCGCTGTCAGCGCGCCTGTTCAATAGCTTGAACGGCACACGCAGCCGCCTGGCGATGCCGCGCGCGCTGCGCTTTGCGATCCGGGACCGGGCCGCTGCCCGTGCATCCGCTGCCCAGCTTGCGGCCTGGCCGGTGCAGCGCGTAGTGCTGGCCCATGATGCGGTGCTGACCGCGCATGCGGGCGAGCAATTGCAGCAGGCGCTGGCATTTTTGCTGAACGACAAGGCCTGAACGGACCGCTCAAGACACCCGAAAACTCTCCAGGTGGATGCTGGTCTCGCTGTTGCTGATGCCCTTGATCAGCCGAATGCGCTCCAGCACCTGGGACAGCGCCTCCAGACTGGCCACCTGCAGCTCGGCCAGCAAATCCCAGCGGCCATTGGTACTGTGCAGCGCCGCCACACCGGGCTCGCCCAGCAAGGACGCCATCACGCGCCGCGTGTCATTGCCCGTTATCTCAATGCTCATCCAGGCCCGCAGCACATCCGGCTGCACATCGGGGCGCAGGCGCACGCTGTAACCCACAATCAGGCCATCGCGCTCCAGCCGGTCCATGCGGTTGGTGACGGTGCCGCGCGACACGCCCAGCTTGCCGGCCAAGGTGGCCACACTCTCGCGGGCGTTCTGGCGCAGCAGGCTGATCAAGGCTTGGTCAATATTATCGATTTGCACAATACAACCTGACTATTTGCTTTGAATCCTGTCATTTTCTACCATTTTTGGCACTTTGCTTTATAGCCGCCAACGCGGACACTGGTTGCAGGCGCTGCTGCGCCGCCTTATATGGTTTGTGCAGCGCCTGCCCTATAACGAAAACCAGGAGCCAAGACCATGACCAACTACCCCGGACAAGTAGACTTTTTAAGTACCGACGCAGCCGTGCTGCTCGTCCAACGTATAGGGCTCACCGAACTGCTGCGCGGCCTGGTCAGCGCCTTGGAGCAGGATTTTTCGCGCTGGGAAGACTTTGACAAGACCGCGCGCCTGGCCCACCACACGCCAGACGGCGTGATGGAGCTGATGCCCGTGGCAGATGCCAGCCACTTTGCGTTCAAGTACGTCAACGGCCACCCCAAAAACCCGCAGTTGGGCATTCCGTCGATCATGGCCTTTGGCGCGCTGATGCGGGCCGATACCGGCGCGCCCATCTTGCTGAGCGAGCTGACCTTGACGACCGCCCTGCGCACCGCCGCCACCTCGGTGATGGCTGCCAAGCTGCTGGCACGGCGCAGCAGCCGTACCATGGCGCTCATTGGCAATGGCTCGCAGAGCGAGTTCCAGGCGCTGGCCTTTGTGCGCCTGCTCGGCATCCAATCCTTGCGCCTCTACGACATCGATGCCGCCGCCACCGACAAGCTCATCCACAACCTGCAAACTCAACTGCCCGGCGTGCAAATACAGCGTTGCAGCAGCGCCGCCGAGGCGGTGCAAGGTGCCGATATCGTCACCACCGTCACCGCAGACAAGGCCAATGCCACTATCGTCAGCCGTGCGATGGTGCAGCCCGGCATGCACCTGAATGCGGTGGGTGGCGACTGCCCCGGCAAAACCGAGCTGGATGCGGCCATCCTGCCGGATGCCAAGGTGTTCGTCGAATTTGCACCGCAAAGCCGCATCGAAGGCGAGATCCAGCACATGCCCGAGGACTTTGCCGTCACCGAGCTATGGCAGGTGCTGCGCGGCGAGCAGGCCGGCCGCCAGCACGAGGACGATATAACGGTCTTTGACTCCGTCGGCTTTGCACTGGAGGACTACACCGCTTTGCGCTACATGCATGCACTCGCCCGGCAGCACCAGCTGTTGCAACCGCTGGCCCTGCTGCCACAATTGGACAACCCCAAAAATCTCTTCGGGCTGCTGCTGCCGCCCACCGCCCAGCGCATTGACCCTGCCCCTACCGAAGCCCACCGCCATGCCATCCCAGCCTGATCTGCCCTCCGCTACCCTGCACGCGCCCACCCCTCTCAGTTTGATTGGGGTGCCCACTGACATTGGCGCAGGCCGCCTGGGTGCGGCGATGGGGCCAGATGCCTTGCGGGTGGCGCAACTCGGGCCAGCCTTGGCGGAGCTGGGTTGCGAAGTGCGCGACCTGGGCAACCTGGCAGGCCCCAGCAACCAGCGCAAGCCGCGCGATGCGGAGCATGGCGACCTGCGCAACTTTGGCGAGGCCGTCGCCTGGAACCAGGCCGTACACGATGCCGTGCATGGCGAGCTGGCGGCTGGCCGCATGCCCCTGATGCTGGGCGGCGACCACAGCCTGGCAGTGGGCTCCATCAGCGCCGTAGCGCGCCATTGCCGTGATACCGGCAAGCGTTTGTTTGTGCTCTGGCTTGATGCCCATGCCGACTTCAACACGCCGGAGACCTCCCCCTCGGGCAATATTCACGGCATTCCGGTGGCCTGCCTCTCCGGCCTGGGCCCGCGTGAGCTGACGCACCTGGCCGGCTTTGCGCCGGCGCTGGGGCCGCAATCGCTGTGTCAGATCGGGCTGCGCAGCGTCGATGCGCAAGAAAAGCATTTGATCAAAACCCACAACATCGATGTGTTCGACATGCGCGCCATCGATGAGCTGGGCATGCGAGAGACCATGCTGCGCGCCCTCGCACCGCTGGCCGGCTGCGATCCCCGCCAGACCCATCTGCACCTGAGCTTTGATGTGGACTTTCTCGACCCCGAGATTGCCCCAGGCACCGGCACCACCGTGCGCGGCGGTCCCAACTACCGCGAAGCGCAGCTGTGCATGGAGATGATCGCCGACACCGGCCTGCTCGGCTCCATCGACATCGTCGAGCTGAACCCGGCGCTTGACCTGCGCAACCAGACTGCCGAGCTGGTGGTGGACTTGGTGCAAAGCCTGTTTGGCAAAAGCACCCTGGTCAAGAACGTGCAAAGCTGAGCACGGCGCGGGCCAAGCGCCCGCGCATTCTCCTTAAGAGCCCCATTCTTGTAGTCATTGTCTGACAGCATCGGTTTGTAAACCGATGCTGTAATGGCGCTTGTCTGCCCTTGCAATGGCCCTGGTTGGAACGCCTCAGTGCGATATACCGCTACGACTTGGTTTTTATTAATCATCGTGTTGCGGATATTCAATCAGCAAAAGCCGCAGGGACCAGGCACTGGCATTCATAATTAAAAAACATGGAAACCGGTGTATTCATCGACGTTTCCTTTTTCAGATACCCCTCGTGGTGTCTGGCGTCCTGTCAGCTTGAACCGGAGAACCCCACATGACGACTGAATCCAAGTGCCCTTTTCACGGCGCAGCCGCACGCAACAGCGAAACCGCCGCCCAAGGCAACGGGACGACCAGCCAGAGCTGGTGGCCCAACCAGCTGCGCGTGGACCTGCTCAGCCAGCACCACCCGGCCAACAACCCCCTCGGTGACGACTACGACTACCCTGCGGAATTCAACAAGCTCGATTACGAAGCCGTCAAGCGCGACCTGCGCGCGGTGATGACCGATTCGCAAGACTGGTGGCCGGCCGACTTTGGCCACTACGGCCCCCAGTTCATCCGCATGGCCTGGCATGCCGCAGGCACCTACCGCGTGCAAGATGGCCGGGGCGGCGCAGGCCGCGCCCAGCAGCGTTTTGCGCCCCTCAACAGCTGGCCGGACAACGTCAATATCGACAAGTCGCGCCGCCTGCTCTGGCCCATCAAGCAAAAATACGGCAACCAGCTTTCCTGGGGCGATCTGATGATCCTCTGCGGCAATGTCGCGCTGGAAACCATGGGTTTTCGCACCTTTGGTTTTGCCGGTGGCCGCGTCGATACCTGGATGCCCGACCAGGACGTGTACTGGGGTGCAGAGAAGGAATGGCTGGCCTCCAGCGACAAGCCCAACAGCCGCTACAGCGGTGACCGCGATCTGGAAAACCCGCTGGCCGCCGTGCAGATGGGCCTGATCTATGTGAACCCTGAAGGCCCGGACGGCAATGGCGACCCGATCTCGGCGGCGCGCGACATCCGCGAGACCTTTGCCCGCATGGCCATGGACGACGAAGAAACCGTGGCGCTGATTGCCGGCGGCCACACCTTTGGCAAGACCCATGGCGCCAGCGAAGCCAGCCATGTGGGCGCAGAGCCCGAGGCCGATGGCATCGAAGCCCAGGGCCTGGGCTGGACCAGCAGCTATGCGTCGGGCAGCGGCCGCGACGCGATCACCTCCGGCCTGGAAGTGACCTGGACCCAAACCCCCGCGCAGTGGAGCAATTTCTTCTTCGAGAACCTGTTCAAGTACGAATGGGTAGAAGAGAAAAGCCCGGCCGGCGCCCTCCAGTGGGTGGCCAAGGACGCACCCGATGTCATCCCCGATGCACATGGTGGCCCGAACAAAAAACCCACCATGCTGACCACCGATCTGTCGCTGCGCCAGGACCCGGCCTACGAAAAAATCTCGCGCCGCTTTCTGGAAAACCCCCAGGCCTTTGCCGAAGCCTTTGCCCGCGCCTGGTTCAAGCTGACCCACCGCGACATGGGCCCGCGCAGCCGCTATCTGGGCCCGGAAGTACCCAAGGAAGAGCTGGTCTGGCAAGACCCGATCCCCGCCGTGACGCACCCCCTGATCAATGCCGACGATGTCGCCAGCCTCAAGGCGCAAGTGCTGGCCTCGGGCCTGACGGTTCAAGAACTGGTGGGTACCGCCTGGGCTTCCGCATCCACCTACCGTGGCTCCGATATGCGCGGTGGTGCCAACGGCGCCCGCATCCGCCTGGCACCGCAAAAGGACTGGGAGGCCAACCAGCCCGCACAGCTGGCCAAGGTGCTGGGCGTGCTCGATGGCATTCAGCGCAGCTTCAACAAGGCAGCCGATGGCGACAAGCGCATTTCGCTGGCCGATCTGATCGTGCTGGCGGGCAATGCCGGTGTTGAAAAGGCCGCCGCCGATGCGGGTGTGCCCACCACCGTGCCCTTCCACCCCGGCCGCAGCGATGCCACCGCCGAGCAGACCGATGCCGCGTCCTTCCAGTACCTGGAGCCCAAGGCTGATGGCTTCCGCAACCACTTGCAAGGCCGCTTTGCCGCGCCTGCCGAGGCCCTGCTGATTGACAAGGCCCAGCTGATGACCTTGACCGCCCCTGAGCTGACCGTGCTGGTCGGTGGCCTGCGCGCTATCAACATCAACACCGCCGGCAACCAGCAAGGCGTGCTGACCGCCACGCCCGGCAAGCTGAGCAACGATTTCTTCGTCAACCTGCTGGACATGGGCACGCAATGGAAGGCCCAAGAAGACGGCAGCTTTGTCGGCCAGGACCGCAAGAGCGGCGCCCAGCGCTGGACTGCCAGCCGTGTTGACCTGGTCTTTGGCTCCAACGCCATCCTGCGCGCTGTTGCCGAAGTCTATGCCCAGGCCGGAGCCAAGGAAAAAATGGTCCAAGACTTTGTCACCGCCTGGACCAAGGTGATGGAGCTGGACCGCTTTGACCTGAAGTAAGCCCCTTCCGCCTAAAAGTTTGCCCGCCCGTCCCTACTGCTGGGGCCGGCGGGCATTTTCATGCCTGGCTGGTACTGGCCGATGTCGCAGCCAGCCATTTGCCGCTGGGCCAGCCGCCTGATGCGACGGCTGTTTCCAATATCTGACGCAATACCGCCACCGTGGCGCGCACCGGCTTGGTCATGCTGCGGTTGCTGGCATGCGCCAGCGCAATCACCCGCTTGAGTTCGGGCTCCGTCAACGGCGCGCCCTCCAGCCGGCCGGCAGCCAGGTCGCTCACCACCGCAATCGGCGGCAAGATGGTGTAGCCCAGGCCGTCGATCACCACGCTGCGCTGCACCGGCAGCGCATCGGTCTCCACGCAGATATTGAGCTGCAGGTTCTCCAGCGCGCAGGCATGCTCCACCAGCAGGCGGATGCCATGCGGGTTGCTGGGCAGCACCAGCGCGCGGCCGGCCATGTCCGCCATGCGCACCGCAGTGGCGCCCGCGATGCCGCAGCCCTTGGGCCCCAGGCCCCACAGCGCTTCTTCGATCAATGGCTCCAGTACCAGATCCGGGTGCTTCTCGGCCGCGTACAACAGGGCCACATCGACCTGGCCGCTCGCCAGCCATTGCTTCAGCGTGCCGGCATAGGCGACGGTCAAGCGCAGCTTGATGCCCGGGTAGCGGCTGGCCAGTGCGGCCACCAGCGCGCTTGATACGACATCGCAGGTGCTGGGCAGCAGGCCAATGGTGACGAGGCCGGTCACCTCCTGATGCGTGCCAGCCAGTTGCACGCGTGCTTTCTCCAGTTCACCAAAGGCGCGGCGCGCATAGCTGGCCAGCTCCTGGCCCTGCTCGGTCAGCACCATGCCATGGCGCTCGCGCTCAAACAGCGCGCAGCCCAGGTCTTCTTCCAACAGCTTCAACTGGCGCGATACCGCTGGCTGCACCACATGCAGCAGCTCCGATGCGCGGGTGACGCTGCCGGTGTCGGCGACGGTCAAGAAAGCCTTGAGTTGCTTGAAATCCATGCTGCAGCCTCGATCAGATTGGGTGATGGTTAGATCAGAAATTGTGATTATTCAAATCACTTAATCACATTTTATGATGCCTCAACAGCTTCACACCACGGAACGCAGATGAACGCAAACCCCAACCCACCACCCTGGCAAAAAGACATTTTTCAGGCGATTAAAGATGCCGGCGTGCAGCAAGTGGCCTATGTGCCCGATGCCGGCCACTCCTATGTCATCAAGAGCGCCATTGCTGACCCCGAGATCACCGATGTGGTGCTGACCACCGAAGAGGAAGGCGTGGCCGTGGCGGCCGGCGCCTGGCTGGGCGGCCAGCGCGCGGTGCTGCTGATGCAGAGCAGTGGCGTGGGCAACTGCATGAATATGTTCTCGCTGCTGAGCGCCGCCGATATCCCCTTTCTCACCATCGTCACGATGCGCGGCGAATACGCCGAGTTCAACCCCTGGCAGGCGCCCATGGGCCGCGCCACCCAGGCGGCGATGGAGCTGATGGGCATCCATGTGATGCGCGTGCGCCGCCCCGAAGACGCACATGAAGTCGTCAGCGCCGCACTGGATGGCGCCTTCATGGCCGGCGCGCGTATTGCCGTGCTGATTGGCCAGGACGTGATCGGCCGCAAGAAATGGGAGAGAAACTGATGCAGACCGCCAAAACAAGCAACGCCATGGACCGCCGCCTTTTTGTGGCCCGCCTGCTGGCCAAAACCCCGGATGCGCTGGTCGTCACCGGCTTAGGCTCCGCCTCCTACGATGTGTTTGCCGCTGGCGACCGCGACCACAACTACTACTTGTGGGGTGCCATGGGCGGCGCCTCTTCCGTGGCGCTCGGCATCGCGCTGGCCCAACCAACGCGGCCAGTCGTGGTCATCACCGGCGATGGCGAGCAAATGATGGGCATTGGCAGCCTGGCCACCATTGCCGCCAAGTCACCTGCCAACCTCAGCATCGTCGTGCTGGACAACGGCCACTACGGCGAGACGGGCATGCAGCGGAGCCATAGCAGCCTGGGCACCGACCTGGTGGCTGTGGCACGCGGCTTTGGTATTGCCCAGGTGCAGCAGCTGCAGACGGTGGAGCAAGCCGATGCGCTGGCCGAACACATCAACGCCCGCAAGGCCACCACCTTTGTGCAAGCCCTTGTGCATGCCGATGAGCCACCGCGCGCACTGCCGCCGCGCGATGGCCCCTTCATCAAGAACCGCTTCCGCAGCGCGCTGGGCCTGCAGCCGTTCTAGCCTTTGGCAGGGGATGCCGGCCGGCATCCCTTCTCAGCGCTATCCAGCCCTCTCCAGCACCACCCCCAGCTGCCCGCAGCCCTCGAATGCCCTTTTGCCATGAAACGCTACTCCCTTCAGATTGCCGGCCAGGCGCAGCCCTCGGCCAGCGGCCAATGGATCGCCACCCTCAACCCCTACACGGGCGAGGCCTGGGCAGAGATCCCCGATGGCAATGCCGCCGATGTGGATGCAGCCGTGCAGGCAGCGCACACGGCATTCAGCAGCGGTGCCTGGCCGCAACTGAGCGCGACCGAGCGCGGCGCACTGCTGCGCAAGCTGGCCATGCTGATCGAGCGCGATGCCGACAAGCTCGCCCGCACCGAGGTGATGGACAACGGCAAGCTGTTCGCCGAGATGCGCGGCCAGCTGCAGTACATCCCGCAGTGGTTCCACTACTACGGCGGCTTGGCCGACAAGGTGCAGGGAGCGACCTTGCCGCTGGACAAGAAAGGCTATTTCGCCTTTACCCGGCATGAGCCGCTGGGGGTCGTCGCCGCCATCACGCCCTGGAACTCCCCGCTGTTCCTGCTAGCGTGGAAGATTGCGCCCGCCCTGGCAGCGGGTTGCACCGTGGTA contains the following coding sequences:
- the rocF gene encoding arginase, translating into MPSQPDLPSATLHAPTPLSLIGVPTDIGAGRLGAAMGPDALRVAQLGPALAELGCEVRDLGNLAGPSNQRKPRDAEHGDLRNFGEAVAWNQAVHDAVHGELAAGRMPLMLGGDHSLAVGSISAVARHCRDTGKRLFVLWLDAHADFNTPETSPSGNIHGIPVACLSGLGPRELTHLAGFAPALGPQSLCQIGLRSVDAQEKHLIKTHNIDVFDMRAIDELGMRETMLRALAPLAGCDPRQTHLHLSFDVDFLDPEIAPGTGTTVRGGPNYREAQLCMEMIADTGLLGSIDIVELNPALDLRNQTAELVVDLVQSLFGKSTLVKNVQS
- the katG gene encoding catalase/peroxidase HPI, encoding MTTESKCPFHGAAARNSETAAQGNGTTSQSWWPNQLRVDLLSQHHPANNPLGDDYDYPAEFNKLDYEAVKRDLRAVMTDSQDWWPADFGHYGPQFIRMAWHAAGTYRVQDGRGGAGRAQQRFAPLNSWPDNVNIDKSRRLLWPIKQKYGNQLSWGDLMILCGNVALETMGFRTFGFAGGRVDTWMPDQDVYWGAEKEWLASSDKPNSRYSGDRDLENPLAAVQMGLIYVNPEGPDGNGDPISAARDIRETFARMAMDDEETVALIAGGHTFGKTHGASEASHVGAEPEADGIEAQGLGWTSSYASGSGRDAITSGLEVTWTQTPAQWSNFFFENLFKYEWVEEKSPAGALQWVAKDAPDVIPDAHGGPNKKPTMLTTDLSLRQDPAYEKISRRFLENPQAFAEAFARAWFKLTHRDMGPRSRYLGPEVPKEELVWQDPIPAVTHPLINADDVASLKAQVLASGLTVQELVGTAWASASTYRGSDMRGGANGARIRLAPQKDWEANQPAQLAKVLGVLDGIQRSFNKAADGDKRISLADLIVLAGNAGVEKAAADAGVPTTVPFHPGRSDATAEQTDAASFQYLEPKADGFRNHLQGRFAAPAEALLIDKAQLMTLTAPELTVLVGGLRAININTAGNQQGVLTATPGKLSNDFFVNLLDMGTQWKAQEDGSFVGQDRKSGAQRWTASRVDLVFGSNAILRAVAEVYAQAGAKEKMVQDFVTAWTKVMELDRFDLK
- a CDS encoding LysR family transcriptional regulator, translated to MDFKQLKAFLTVADTGSVTRASELLHVVQPAVSRQLKLLEEDLGCALFERERHGMVLTEQGQELASYARRAFGELEKARVQLAGTHQEVTGLVTIGLLPSTCDVVSSALVAALASRYPGIKLRLTVAYAGTLKQWLASGQVDVALLYAAEKHPDLVLEPLIEEALWGLGPKGCGIAGATAVRMADMAGRALVLPSNPHGIRLLVEHACALENLQLNICVETDALPVQRSVVIDGLGYTILPPIAVVSDLAAGRLEGAPLTEPELKRVIALAHASNRSMTKPVRATVAVLRQILETAVASGGWPSGKWLAATSASTSQA
- a CDS encoding thiamine pyrophosphate-binding protein, with the translated sequence MNANPNPPPWQKDIFQAIKDAGVQQVAYVPDAGHSYVIKSAIADPEITDVVLTTEEEGVAVAAGAWLGGQRAVLLMQSSGVGNCMNMFSLLSAADIPFLTIVTMRGEYAEFNPWQAPMGRATQAAMELMGIHVMRVRRPEDAHEVVSAALDGAFMAGARIAVLIGQDVIGRKKWERN
- a CDS encoding thiamine pyrophosphate-dependent enzyme, with the translated sequence MDRRLFVARLLAKTPDALVVTGLGSASYDVFAAGDRDHNYYLWGAMGGASSVALGIALAQPTRPVVVITGDGEQMMGIGSLATIAAKSPANLSIVVLDNGHYGETGMQRSHSSLGTDLVAVARGFGIAQVQQLQTVEQADALAEHINARKATTFVQALVHADEPPRALPPRDGPFIKNRFRSALGLQPF